Part of the Tamandua tetradactyla isolate mTamTet1 chromosome X, mTamTet1.pri, whole genome shotgun sequence genome, ATGCCGAATTAGCTCTGATTTCTCAAAGAAAGCTTTCCTACAAAGACTACAAAcaaagggtttctctcctgtgtgaattctCTGGTGGGTATTCAGTTGAGACTTCTGAGAGAAGGCTTTTTCACAGTCCCtgcattcatagggtttttctccGGTGTGAGTTCTTTGATGAGTGGCAAGACTTGACTTCTCCCCAAAGGCTTTTCCACAGTCActgcattcatagggtttctctcctgtatgagtcCTCTGATGTGATATGAGATGCGATTTCTGacaaaaggctttcccacattcagtgCATACATAAGGTTTTTCtcctgtatgaattctctgatgattAGTTAGGCTTAATTTTTCACTGAAAGCCTTACCACATTCGCtgcattcatagggtttttctccagtgtgagttctctgatgCCTAACAAGCTGGGATTTCctgctgaaggctttcccacatttacCACATACAaaaggtttctctcctgtgtgtgtCATATAATGTGATATAAGATGTGACTTCTGCgaaaaggctttcccacattgaaTGCATCCATGTGGCTTCTCCCCTGTATGGGTTCTTTGATGATTAATGAGACTTGATCTCTCTCTAaatgctttcccacattcactgcattcatagggcttctctccagtatgaattgtTTGATGTCTACTGAGCTCTGACTTCTCAAAGAAGGCTTTTCTACAATCACTACATCCGTAAGGTTTTGTTCCTGTGTGCGTCCTATGATGTGTAATGAGTTGTGACTTCCGGCTGAAAGCTTTTCCACATTCCCTACATTCAAAAGGTTTCTCCCccgtatgaattctctgatgattAATAAGATTTGACTTCTCACTGAAGGCTCTCCCACAGTCATTGCATTCGAAAGGTTTTTCCCCTGTGTGTGTCCTCCAATGTGATATCAGATGTGATTTCCGGgaaaaggctttcccacattcgccacattcatagggtttctctcctgtatgtgTTCTCTTATGGGATGTGAGCTGTGACTTTTGggagaaggctttcccacattggCTACagtcatagggtttctctcctgtatgagttCTGTGATGTGTAATAAACTGTGACTTCTGGGGAAATGTCTTGCCACATTTACCACACCCAAAGGCTATTTCTCTTATATGTCTACTCTGATGTTTCATGAGACTTGATTTCTTGCTGAAGCGCTTCCTACATTCACTGCATTCATAGAGTTTCTCCCCTAAGTGGGTTCTGTGATATATAACAATTTGTGACTTCTTGTAGATAGCTTTATCATATTTATCACATTCATAGTATCTTAACCAAGTATCAGTTTCCTCAGGCTTGGTATGCAGAAATAATTTATCAAATACATTAAAGTCACCTGGTTTTGGTTTTCCATAATCTGCTTTTGGAATAACAAAAtctaaatgatgttttaaaattattccatCTAAGCCACCTTCCTTGCTTGATTTCCTCAAAGGAACAAAGTTCATACTCAGATTGAATTTTTTCCCAACTGCATCACATTCATcacttcttttcatatttttaagcaTGCCTTGATTATCCTTGTGCCACAACATGTGAGCATCTACTTGCCAgattttttctgaaatgtctgaACTTGCAATTTCTCCATCACCTATCCATGGCTCTTCTCCATGCTCCAACTTGAAGATCACATCTGGTTTCATAACTTCAAACCCCAGTGATACTAAGCTGCTATAGTTCTCCAACATGACATCCTTGTATAAGTCTTTCTGATAGGGGTCCAATAGCTGCCATTCCTTCTGGGTGAAGTCCACAGACAAATCTCCAAATGATAATGACTCCTGTAAcatgttcattttgcttttcctGGGAGATGGTTagcaaatctgaaatctgttcaactcTGTCTCCTCACTTGGCCTCAAAGTGCTGGAATAAGGTCCTGATCAGGTCTTCTATACTGATATAAATTCCCAGTTCCAGGACCTTCTTTCTTGTATCACATGAGCACGGTTATTTCTAGTGAACCTGGACCTTGGCAACTCTTGCATAAAGATGCTGTTCTCCCCTTATTAGCTCTTACATTTTTCTTCAGAAGGAAGGGGCAATCTTCATTGCTATCTTGGAGTTTCACTCTTCATCAAATTCTGGCACACTTGGACTCAGCCAAGGGTATCCATGCCCGGCTGGACCCTCAGCGGGGCGCCGCCGTCTCAACCTGGACTCTCGGTGCCGAGCAGCCCAGGGTGAGGTCTTCAGTGGCTCCCTCCCTCAGTTTCTttggggcttttttctgtgtctcctctctgTCTTATATCCTCTTaagaaggactccagtaagagaataaaaatgcatCCTGAAagagctgggtcacatctcaatttaagaTCCTACTCAACAAAAGATCCTATATATAAaggtccacacccacaagaatgggttaatttaagaatatgaaaacataaaaaagtatatgtttttttctgcagCACGTATGGCCTCAAA contains:
- the LOC143671612 gene encoding uncharacterized protein LOC143671612 → MNMLQESLSFGDLSVDFTQKEWQLLDPYQKDLYKDVMLENYSSLVSLGFEVMKPDVIFKLEHGEEPWIGDGEIASSDISEKIWQVDAHMLWHKDNQGMLKNMKRSDECDAVGKKFNLSMNFVPLRKSSKEGGLDGIILKHHLDFVIPKADYGKPKPGDFNVFDKLFLHTKPEETDTWLRYYECDKYDKAIYKKSQIVIYHRTHLGEKLYECSECRKRFSKKSSLMKHQSRHIREIAFGCGKCGKTFPQKSQFITHHRTHTGEKPYDCSQCGKAFSQKSQLTSHKRTHTGEKPYECGECGKAFSRKSHLISHWRTHTGEKPFECNDCGRAFSEKSNLINHQRIHTGEKPFECRECGKAFSRKSQLITHHRTHTGTKPYGCSDCRKAFFEKSELSRHQTIHTGEKPYECSECGKAFRERSSLINHQRTHTGEKPHGCIQCGKAFSQKSHLISHYMTHTGEKPFVCGKCGKAFSRKSQLVRHQRTHTGEKPYECSECGKAFSEKLSLTNHQRIHTGEKPYVCTECGKAFCQKSHLISHQRTHTGEKPYECSDCGKAFGEKSSLATHQRTHTGEKPYECRDCEKAFSQKSQLNTHQRIHTGEKPFVCSLCRKAFFEKSELIRHQRTHTGEKPYECNECSKAFREKSSLINHHRIHTGEKPFECNECGKAFSRKSHLIPHQRTHTGEKPYGCSECKKAFSQKSQLVNHQRIHTGEKPFQCSQCGKAFSQKSQLINHHRTHTVMKS